The Cellulomonas sp. S1-8 genome has a window encoding:
- the dcd gene encoding dCTP deaminase, with translation MLLSDRDIRAELESGRVGLDPYEPTMVQPSSIDVRLDRYFRLFDNHKYPFIDPAAEQPDLTRLVEVESGESFVLHPGEFVLGATYEQVTLPDDVAARLEGKSSLGRLGLLTHSTAGFVDPGFSGHVTLELSNVATLPILLWPGMKIGQLCFFRLTSPTENPYGSSAYGSRYQGQRGPTASRSWQGFHRTEL, from the coding sequence GTGCTGCTCTCCGACCGCGACATCCGTGCCGAGCTCGAGTCGGGCAGGGTCGGTCTCGACCCCTACGAGCCCACGATGGTCCAGCCGTCGAGCATCGACGTGCGCCTCGACCGGTACTTCCGGCTGTTCGACAACCACAAGTACCCGTTCATCGACCCGGCCGCCGAGCAGCCCGACCTCACGCGCCTCGTCGAGGTCGAGAGCGGGGAGTCGTTCGTGCTGCACCCCGGGGAGTTCGTCCTGGGTGCGACGTACGAGCAGGTAACCCTGCCCGACGACGTCGCCGCGCGCCTCGAGGGCAAGTCCTCCCTCGGCCGCCTGGGGCTGCTCACGCACTCGACCGCCGGGTTCGTCGACCCCGGGTTCAGCGGGCACGTCACGCTCGAGCTGTCGAACGTCGCGACCCTGCCGATCCTGCTGTGGCCCGGCATGAAGATCGGGCAGCTCTGCTTCTTCCGCCTCACGTCGCCCACCGAGAACCCGTACGGCTCGAGCGCGTACGGCTCGCGCTACCAGGGGCAGCGCGGGCCGACGGCGTCGCGCTCCTGGCAGGGGTTCCACCGGACGGAGCTGTGA